The region aaaacacttttcccctcaacactccaccaaacccccactttccccctcaaaactgcaccaaacccccacttttcccctcaaaactccagtaaaaccccctgttcttctcaacactccaccaaaaccccacttttcccctccaagctcctccaaattcccacttgttcctcagaaattcacaaaccccccacttttcctctcaaaactccacttttcccctcagaaccccatcaaaaccccactttcgccctcaaaaccccaccgaacctccacttttccactgcAGACTCCGCCAAGCCCGcgcttttcccctcagaaccccgcCAGTCTCcagttccccctcagcagaccgcGCCCCCactattcccccccccccccccccccaacctgcagagacgccagtgcagggctgccaacgCGCTGAGCctcagatcgaacttcccgctgccgccgcccttcagccaataagaagggaggaagcgatgacagacacggcgcagccaatgggcgggcgaggatggcaggcggcacctagtaacgacgccgggcccgccttccgtggtgaaactctcgctctgattggcggaggggcggtgccggggtgtAGTGCgcatgcctggaagcgcggccgtgaaGGATCCGGCGGGAGCGGAAGGTGAGCTGAGGGGGggcccggggattgggggggtgagggcagctgagggggaccccggggattgggggggcgtgagggcagctgagggggaccccggggattgggggggcgtgagggcagctgaggggtccccggggactgggggcgtgagggcagctgagggggaccccggggattgagCGGGCgtgagggtagctgaggggtcctcggggattggggggggcgtgagggcagctgagggggaccccggggattgggggcgtgagggcagctgagggggaccccggggattggggggcgtgagggcagctgaggagtccccggggattggggggacgtgagggtagctgaggggtcctcggggattgggggggtgagggcagctgaagggtcaccggggattggggggggtgagggcagctgaggggtcaccggggattggggggcgtgagggcagctgagggggaccccggggattggggggggtgagggcagctgaggggtcacCGGGGATtcgggggcgtgagggcagctgaggggtccccggggactggggggcgtgagggtagctgagggggaccccggggattggggggggtgagggcagctgagggggaccccggggattgtgggggtgagggcagctgaggggtccccggggattgggggcgtgagggtagctgagggggaccccggggattggggggggtgagggcagctgaggggtcaccggggattgggggcgtgagggcagctgaggggtccccggggactggggggcgtgagggcagctgagggggaccccggggattggggggcgtgagggcagctgagggggaccccggggattggggggcgtgagggcagctgaggagtccccggggactggggggcgtgagggcagctgagggggaccccggggattggggggggtgagggcagctgaggagtccccggggactggggggcgtgagggcagctgagggggaccctgGGGATTggggggtgtgagggcagctgaggagtccccggggattggggggatgtgagggtagctgaggggTCACCGGGGATtcgggggcgtgagggcagctgaggggtccccggggactggggggcgtgagggtagctgagggggaccccggggattggggggggtgagggcagctgaggggtcaccggggattgggggcgtgagggcagctgaggggtccccggggactggggggcgtgagggcagctgagggggaccccggggattggggggcgtgagggcagctgagggggaccccggggattggggggcgtgagggcagctgaggagtccccggggactggggggcgtgagggcagctgagggggaccccggggattggggggggtgagggcagctgaggagtccccggggactggggggcgtgagggcagctgagggggaccccggggattggggggtgtgagggcagctgaggagtccccggggattggggggacgtgagggtagctgaggggtcctcggggattgggggggtgagggcagctgaggggtcaccggggattggggggcgtgagggcagctgagggggaccccggggattgggggggggtgagggcagctgaggggtcaccggggattggggggcgtgagggcagctgaggggtccccggggactggggggcgtgagggcagctgagggggaccccggggatcgagggggggtgagggcagctgaggggggtcgaggggtgtgagggcagcacaggggggcccagggagggaaggggggtgttGGAGATCCTGCTGTAGGGTTCCTttatggggtgctgggggtaccCCTCATTAAGAGGGGTGGGTCATGGGTCCTGCCCTGGGGTTCCCTATTGATGGGGAGCTGGGTTAGGAGTGCTATAGGGTGCCGTATTAATGGGGGATAGGGTTAGGAGTGCTATGGGATGTCCTATTgagagagggctgggttaggggtaccctattgatgaggtgcagatctaggggtgctgtggggtgccctattgatgggggctggattagaggtgctataggatgccctatagatagagggctgggttaggggtgctctaagatgccctattgatgggggctggcttaggggtgcccTATTGCTACGCGCCTATTGCTGCGCGccgccctccgctcgccctgCGCCCCCCTGCGCCTGCTCTGCCGCGACTTCCACGCCGAGGAGCTCTCCGTCTCCACCGTCGTCTCCCTGCTGGACTCCCTGGAGCCTGCCGCCGTCCGCAGAGTTGTTTTACGCTTCAACAACctggggctggcggggctgtgcgcagtgctgcctcacctcagCCGCTTCCCCGCGCTGcgcagcctcaagctgccctaCAGCAACGTGGACGTGCGCCGCACGGCCCCCGGCACGGACGCCGGCATCCGCTGCTTGGCCGCTCACCTccgggccctgcctgccctcaaggAACTCGATTTGTACTCCTCCAGGCTTTCTGGGAgactcaggcagctcctggggtaaGCTGCccgctgggggagggaccccaaaaccttcACACGCTGCAGCGGGAGCTGTGCCGGCTGCTGGCGAGCGCGGGTAGAGCAGACGCCGTGTGGGCGACCAGCCTCCAGCGCTACGGAGCCATCGACTAGTTCAGCTTGTAGCATCCCCCCCCCAGGGAAGCTTCACCTCGGGGCGCTGTGccgggctctgggctgtgccactCGGTTATGGTGAGTTCATTAAAGCCAACCCCACCTTGCCCGATTAACCCAAGTCCTCCTGggatgcttggcaggaggaagtggcagagctcagcggaggggatggagctcttctgcttttaatggaccaaggagagagctggctgctgttctggcacacagggcactgaccagagaatcattacagatggaaaagccctttgagctgctggagtccaaccctgaccccacagtgccacagccaccactgagccacggccctcaagcacctcagccccacggctctgggacccctccagggctgggcactcccccagctccctgggcagcctggcacaggggctgacacccctctcagggaaacagttctgcctcagctccagcctcaacctcccctggggcaccctgagcccctttcctcttggcctgtagcttttaacttggcagcagagaccgaccctctcagccacagccagggagtcAGAGTGATCAGATCTCCTCTGAGCCTCGTTCTCTGCAGACTGAACCTTTGCCTCAGGTACCCTCATTTagcccagagcttcccagtgcatcttctcctctccctgcagcccctcagtgtccctgtggcagtgagtgagggggcccagcactgagcacagccctggagctgcagcccctcagtgtccctgtggcagtgagtgaggggcccagcactgacacagccctggagctgcagcctccccagggcccagcacaggggacaatccctgccctggggctgctgccaccccactgctgagcccagccaggctgccactggccttcttgcccccttgGGCACTCTGCTGGCTCCTTGCCCTCGGgcaacctcagcccatggccacatccctctgaagaacctCCCTTCCCTCTACACACCAGCCAACGTCACCACAGTGGCACCCACAGTGTGGCAGCAACACTGTCAGCGTGGCAGCACCCATGGGGACACCCACACTGTGGCAGTAGCACTGTGTGtcacccaccacagctgcaccaaCCTCACCATAGCAGCACCaacctctccacagctgcacccaCACCACTGCAGTGGCACCCATCACCTCTAGGCTCATTTCAATTGCCAGAGACCTTTAATAGCACAGTGGGGGGACCCACACACAACACCCACATCCCTGACACCGGCACAGGTGCTGTGGCACCACAGCACCAGCCACACGGTGTGgctgagcaccagctctgcctcctcctcctcctcgcccgggGCCATGCaatgccccttcccaccccctccaagcctcacccccgccccgcggccccgccgctctccgcctcccccgccccttcccctccccgcagcagctccaccagctcccccgTGAGCCgatacctcttcccctcccaccaaaAGTGAGTCGGGGGCTGCTCCGGCCCCTGCTCGTACTCCAAGCGGGACCCCCACTCCAGAGCCAGCGCCGAGcgcaccggccccgcgccccccgcccggcccggcgccgggtGGTACAAGCGCCCGTTCTCCGGCAGCATCACCAGCGCCTCGGGCCGGAGCGGCACGGccagccgctccccgccgccgcagaACGACAGCACGGcgcggcgggaggaggaggaggctgaggaggaggcgtCCGGGGGCAGGAGGGGGGTGAAGACGATGGGTCTGTGCTCGCAGCGCAGGAGGTTGCGCTCCGCGCCGCAGCGGGACACGAACGGGAATTCGCGCTCGTAGCGGCCGCTGCGGTTCGGCTCCAGCCGCGTGAAGAAGAACGTGAGGAAGGTCACATCTGCCGGGATGGACCCTCATTAACCCGCGCCTCTCCTTAATTAACAGCCCCCCCTTTTAATTAAGCCGCATCGCCGCTCGTGGTTAGCCCGCTGGGAACGGCCTCTGCGGGGCTgcgaagggagggtgaggaagaagaggaggaggaaggcaacgtctgctgggataaaccatcattaaccccttcccacaattaaccTCCAGCGCTCCTAATTAACctaaccctcctaattaacctccagccCCCCCTAACTAACCCTCAGTCCCCCCATGATTAACCCACTTGgaactgctgcagtgctgctaagggagggtgaggaagaagaagatgaggaaggcaacgtctgctgggataaaccatcattaaccccttcccacaattaactccgtgtgctcctaattaacctccaaccctcctaattaacctccaaccctcagTCCTCTCATGATTAAACCTGCTCAGAACAACCACTGCTaagggagtgaggaagaggaaggtgatacCTGCCAGGATGAACCCTAAGTAACCCCACTAATTAACCCCTAAACCTCCTAATTAACTTccaccctcctaattaaccccCAACTCTCCATaattaaccccaaccctcctaaCTAACCCCCAATTCTCCATAATGAACCCTCCCATAGAGGCTGCCAGGgttcagctccaggtgagtgaggAAGGCAACGTTAATTAATCTCACACCCTCGTTAATTAACCCTCCCCTAATTAACACCGGAGAAAGGGGGGTGTTCCTTAATGGGAAAGCGAtttgaaggggctgagggaggtttgggggggaggggagtaGGGATCAGTGTTACCAAGTGCCTGGGAGCAATTAAGGGCAGGAAGTGGTTAATTAAGGTGGTGATTAATATGCAAATTAGGTTGAGAGGAGGATGTTTTGGCACCTACGAAGGCGATGAAGGGGATGAGagtatcttctccccaccccacagccccccccaaTACAGATGAGACCCCAAATAAAGATGAGTCTCTAATTAAAGACCATAATTAAGGCTAAAACGCTACTGaatggtgatggggaggagggattttggggtgatttggttttttggaggggttctgaggagatttgggggggttggggggattttgattgtttttggagagagttggaggggatttggggttttttgggggggatttgggggctttggggatttttgggggatttattttggggggactggagaggatttgggggtttctgtggggcttttgtgttttttggggtgatttgaggggatttggagactttggggattgtttggggggatattttggggggtttgggtggattttgacatttttgggggggttggagagaatttgggggctttttggtggggatttgggaggttttgggatgctctggggggatttgagggggattgttgggatttgggggcttttgaggtcggggggagttggggtttggttttttggggggatttgggaggcttatttgtgggggttttagggtgggatttgggtcttTGGAAGGGGTCAGAGAGGATCTGGGGGATAATTTTGCggggattttggttttggggggcaTTTTGAGGCATcatttttgagggggaggatttgggggggttttggggggatccCAGTACCTTTGAAGCAAGTGATGAAGTTcttcactttggtgtcatccaggaaaagctgcagaaaaaaaggggaaaagcctcaaaatcccaaagcaggtgCAAGGGCCAAATGGGAtctggctgggatccatccaggggccatccaggctctgccctgggtccatttacagtctttttatgggggttttgtccaggatccattttgtctctgggctgggatccatccaggttgtgtcctgggtccatttagggtcttcTTGCAggggttttgtccaggatctgttttgtctctgggctgggatccatccaggctgtATCCTGGGTCTAttcagagccttttggggagggggaggttgcCTGGGATCCatttgggatccatccagcctctgctctgggtccatttaggtctTTTTGGGGGAGACTGTCCGGTATCTGTTTGGGTTCTGTGCTGGGATCTGGTTGGGATCCATCCGGCATCCATCCAGCCTCTATCCTGGGTCCgttgaggtctttttttttgggggaTTCTGCCCAGGATCCATTGGGGATCCTCTCGGATCCTTACAGACACCCCtttaaccctatagacacccacatatatccctagaGACATCCCCATAACCATATaggcacccacatatatccctatagacacccccataaccctactgacacacacacacgtatccctatagacacacacatgaccatacagacacccccataaGTCTGTaggcacccacatatatccctatagGCATCCCCGAAGCCTATAGACACCATATATATCtccccatagccttctcatagcccctatagccccctatagcctcctcatagccccccatagccttctcatagtccctatagccccttcatagccccccatagccttctcatagtccctatagccccttcatagccccccatagccttctcatagtccctgtagccccttcatagccccccatagcctcctcagagcccctatagccccctaTAGCCCCCATAGCATCCTcatagccccttcatagcctATATAGCCCCcttatagcccatatagccccccatagcccatatagccccttCATATCCCCTATAACCCcttcatagcccctatagccccccatagcctcctcatatccccctcatagcccccccatagccccttcatagccccccatagcctcctcatagcCCCCATAGTATCTTggtagccccccatagcctcagCATAGCCCCTacagccccccatagcccccttatagcccatatagccccccatagcccatatagccccccgcagccccccactGATGGGCTCCAGAGGGAACGAGCAGCACCGGCCAGACGCTTTTTATTCACACGCCgtggggggaggggcggggggtggTGCCTCTGGACCCCTCCCCCCAATCTGGATTCCCCACGCCCCCGGCCCACGCGCGGGGAGGGTCCCACAGccgcgggggtgggggggctcgGGGAGATGCTCGGAGTCGGcttcataataaataaaaggctgaaacggaaaaaaaggggaaaaaaggggaaaaagagagaggggaaataaaaaagctgAGGGGGAGAAGGGTTAAATGGGAACAGAGGAAGTGGGGACCCCTCCCGGCcctgggggaccccccacccccacaCACCGGTGTCACCCCCCACTCTCCCCCTGTGCATCCTCCCCCCCACGcctggcagtgagcagagctgggaggtagCGCTGGGGGTCCCCCCACCCCGggacccccctcaccctgtgaCATCCACCTCGGGGACCCCCTGCgccttggggaccccccccacCTCGGTGACCCACCTTGAGgacctcccctccccctgggGACACCCATCTTGGGGATCCCCTCTCACCCTGGGGACCCTCCCTCCCTACTTTGGGGACACCCCCACCTTAGTGACACCCACCTtggagacccccccccccacaccgtgccctcaccatccctgtgcccacatcgtgtcccacctcatccttgtgcccacaccgtgtaccctcattgtccctgtgcccacatggTGTCCcaaaccatccctgtgcccacactctgcCCCGCAACATCCTtttgcccacaccgtgtcccctcaccatccctatgcccacattgtgtcccacaccatcgctgtgcccacaccttgtcccacaccatccttatgcccacaccatgtcccctcattgtccctgtgcccacaccatgccctcaccatccctgtgcccgcaccgtgtcccacaccatccttgtgcccatagcgtgtcccctcattgtccctatgcccacactatGTTCCCTAATcatcgctgtgcccacaccatgtcccctcaccatccctgtgcccacaccgtgtcccctcattgtccctgtgcccacagcgtgtccccccaccttacctatgcccacactgtgtcgCCTCACCATCcatgtgcccacaccttgtcccacaccatccctgtgcccacactgtgtccactcatcatccctgtgcccacaccatgtcccctcattgtccctctgcccacaccgtgccctcaccatccctgtgcccacatcgtgccctcaccatccctgtgcccacaccgtgtcccacaccatccttgtgcccacaccgtgtcccctcattgtccctgtgcccacactatgTCGCCTCAtcatccctatgcccacactatgcccctcaccatccccgtgtcccctcaccacccccgtgtcccctcaccacccccatgtacGCTCACGATCCCCATAtctcctcaccatcccagtgtcccGTCACGatccccttctcctctcaccacccccgtgtcccctcaccacccccgtgtcccctcaccacccccgtctcCTCTCACCAtacccgtgtcccctcaccatccccttctcctctcaccatccccgtgtccccacaccatccccgtgtccccacaccatccccgtgtcccctcaccatccccttctcctctcaccatcctcttctcccctcacccccccccgtcccctcaccagccccatgtcccctaaCCATcccgttctcccctcaccatccccttatCCTCTCACCATACCAGTGTcgcctcaccatccccttctacccccaccacccccgtgtcccctcacaatcccattctcccctcaacatccccgtgtcccctcaccacccccgtgtccccttaccatccctttctcccctcaccatccccttctcccctcaccatacccgtgtcccctcacccccccccatcccctcaccatccacttctcccctcaccgtccccctGTCCCCTCACCACACCCTTGTCCCCTTACCATCCCGTTCTCCCCTCACTGACCCTTCTAccctcaccgtccccttctcctgtcaccaccactgtgtcccctcatcatccccttctcccctcaccatccccttctcccctcaccatccccttctcccgtcaccaccactgtgtcccctcatcatccccttctcccctcaccatccccttcttccGTCACCaccactgtgtcccctcaccatccccttcttccGTCACCaccaccgtgtcccctcaccatccccttctccgctCACAATCCCTTTGCCCACACTGGGCTCCACACCATGcctgtacccacaccgtgtccccttaccatccctgtgctcccaCCATTGTGtcctctcaccatccccttctccccgaaccatccccgtgtcccttCACGAACCCCTTGTTCCCTCACCAACCTCttgtcccctcacaatccccttctcccctcacaatccccatgtcccctcgccagccccatgtcccatcaccatccccttctccacttaccatccctgtgtcccctcaccatccccttcttaCCTCACCAcgcccgtgtcccctcaccatacccgtgtcccctcaccatacccatgtcccctcaccgtccccttctcccctcaccatccccttctcccctccccaccccattctcccctcaccacccccgtgtcccctcaacattcccatgtcccctcaccacccccttctcccctcaccacccccttgtccccccaccatccccatgtccccacacCATCCTCTTCTGCTCACAGcattcccttctcccctcaccattgccgtgtaccctcaccatccccttctcctctcaccacccccttctccccttaccatccccttctccgctcaccacccccgtgtgcCCTCACGACCCCCAGGTCCCCTctccac is a window of Colius striatus isolate bColStr4 chromosome 18, bColStr4.1.hap1, whole genome shotgun sequence DNA encoding:
- the LOC133627213 gene encoding UPF0598 protein C8orf82 homolog; the protein is MATVRGHGNDVTFLTFFFTRLEPNRSGRYEREFPFVSRCGAERNLLRCEHRPIVFTPLLPPDASSSASSSSRRAVLSFCGGGERLAVPLRPEALVMLPENGRLYHPAPGRAGGAGPVRSALALEWGSRLEYEQGPEQPPTHFWWEGKRYRLTGELVSGN